One window of Vespula pensylvanica isolate Volc-1 chromosome 15, ASM1446617v1, whole genome shotgun sequence genomic DNA carries:
- the LOC122634561 gene encoding fasciclin-3 isoform X7, whose translation MCAKSTKPAAFTMSSFLWIFALLYPSIIQGNKTFSIQRVNLIEGNDGMIISATRPPIVDIEPKGQAVVRLGDSLRIMCTMGSPLQICRVEIHGESSMILRPNQSSDDGIEYYGEGTNKGQCGVHIFKVKEQHNGIFRCALTPEDRRVESNASVNIVVAKPPNNPELHTSLGHYGRYEYQKGQKLEISCSASGGRPAANVSLYLDDEPLGNDERPIIYEDSNMNEVSIAVQNASRSLDWTDNSKTLRCIANHIALDKPKESKMQLQVYYPPQPQPVIEHFGYVIGQKGTVNVTVYANPRPRFLWRVNGEKIEEGRPDESNRLETSTAVELGNGAWLVVLTIDSVQKSDTQKEYILEAHNKEGAYEYRIVLSTSPEPAGAFSHFYGKLSEHMHALAEKVTDYVELVKQRFSVESNLNSVDLDAGSIIGIVVGALVLILIVFLVIFARATGRWCFAGSSTTRNLGESKLLADPGAAVTLLHFGNSETTNNAKTRSSDTESAGRYSRTEVDTASSGRGRKPKISITQLFRRNKDKVSGADTDTMRTVVTVDDEKATISKAIT comes from the exons CAGCAACAAGACCGCCAATAGTCGACATCGAACCAAAGGGCCAAGCGGTAGTACGTTTGGGTGATAGTCTAAGGATCATGTGTACGATGGGTTCGCCATTGCAAATCTGTCGCGTTGAGATACACGGTGAAAGCAGCATGATTCTCAGGCCGAATCAATCATCGGACGATGGTATCGAGTATTATGGGGAGGGTACTAATAAAGGTCAATGCGGTGTGCACATCTTTAAAGTGAAGGAGCAACACAATGGAATCTTCAGGTGTGCTTTAACACCGGAAGATCGTCGTGTAGAGAGCAACGCCAGCGTTAACATAGTCGTTGCTA aACCACCAAACAATCCAGAACTACATACGAGTCTAGGACACTATGGTAGATACGAATATcaaaaaggacaaaaattGGAGATCAGCTGTAGTGCCTCTGGTGGACGACCAGCTGCAAACGTATCTCTATATCTTG aCGACGAACCACTTGGCAATGACGAGAGACCAATCATCTATGAAGACTCGAACATGAACGAAGTATCTATCGCAGTACAAAATGCTTCACGTAGCTTGGATTGGACCGATAACAGCAAGACTTTAAGATGCATAGCCAATCATATCGCTTTGGATAAACCAAAAGAGAGTAAAATGCAGCTTCAAGTTTact atCCGCCACAACCACAACCGGTCATCGAACATTTTGGATACGTAATCGGCCAAAAAGGTACAGTAAACGTAACAGTTTACGCTAATCCAAGGCCACGTTTCTTATGGCGAGTAAATGGcgagaaaatcgaagaagGCCGTCCAGATGAAAGCAATCGTCTTGAAACATCCACTGCCGTAGAGTTG GGTAACGGCGCGTGGCTCGTAGTATTAACTATCGATAGCGTTCAAAAGTCCGACACACAGAAGGAATACATCTTGGAAGCTCACAACAAGGAAGGAGCTTACGAATACCGTATCGTTTTGTCAACGTCCCCAGAACCAGCAg GAGCGTTCAGTCACTTCTATGGTAAGCTCTCCGAACACATGCACGCACTAG CGGAAAAAGTCACCGATTACGTGGAACTTGTAAAGCAACGTTTTTCCGTTGAGTCCAACTTAAACA GTGTCGATCTCGACGCTGGATCAATCATCGGTATCGTCGTTGGTGCTTTGGTACTGATTCTCATCGTGTTCCTGGTGATTTTCGCTCGAGCAACCGGTCGCTGGTGCTTCGCAG GTAGTTCGACGACTAGGAACCTTGGCGAGTC AAAGTTGCTAGCAGATCCAGGAGCAGCTGTTACTCTTCTACATTTTGGAAATTCGGAAACTACGAACAATGCCAAAACGCGAAG taGCGACACGGAAAGTGCAGGCAGATATTCAAGGACAGAAGTAGATACTGCATCTTCTGGACGAGGACGTAAACCAAAAATCAGTATTACTCAGCTATTCAGACGTAACAAGGATAAAGTATCTGGTGCTGATACGGATACTATGAGAACTGTCGTTACAGTTGACGACGAAAAG GCTACAATTTCGAAGGCTATTACATAA
- the LOC122634561 gene encoding fasciclin-3 isoform X8 translates to MCAKSTKPAAFTMSSFLWIFALLYPSIIQGNKTFSIQRVNLIEGNDGMIISATRPPIVDIEPKGQAVVRLGDSLRIMCTMGSPLQICRVEIHGESSMILRPNQSSDDGIEYYGEGTNKGQCGVHIFKVKEQHNGIFRCALTPEDRRVESNASVNIVVAKPPNNPELHTSLGHYGRYEYQKGQKLEISCSASGGRPAANVSLYLDDEPLGNDERPIIYEDSNMNEVSIAVQNASRSLDWTDNSKTLRCIANHIALDKPKESKMQLQVYYPPQPQPVIEHFGYVIGQKGTVNVTVYANPRPRFLWRVNGEKIEEGRPDESNRLETSTAVELGNGAWLVVLTIDSVQKSDTQKEYILEAHNKEGAYEYRIVLSTSPEPAGAFSHFYGKLSEHMHALAEKVTDYVELVKQRFSVESNLNSVDLDAGSIIGIVVGALVLILIVFLVIFARATGRWCFAARRRGDEEAAGGISAGSEAHITPADDEEEDEEDPRIIDEKIPQGGQENPIHASTEYVNGRTNDFKDTKKDEKTDTPV, encoded by the exons CAGCAACAAGACCGCCAATAGTCGACATCGAACCAAAGGGCCAAGCGGTAGTACGTTTGGGTGATAGTCTAAGGATCATGTGTACGATGGGTTCGCCATTGCAAATCTGTCGCGTTGAGATACACGGTGAAAGCAGCATGATTCTCAGGCCGAATCAATCATCGGACGATGGTATCGAGTATTATGGGGAGGGTACTAATAAAGGTCAATGCGGTGTGCACATCTTTAAAGTGAAGGAGCAACACAATGGAATCTTCAGGTGTGCTTTAACACCGGAAGATCGTCGTGTAGAGAGCAACGCCAGCGTTAACATAGTCGTTGCTA aACCACCAAACAATCCAGAACTACATACGAGTCTAGGACACTATGGTAGATACGAATATcaaaaaggacaaaaattGGAGATCAGCTGTAGTGCCTCTGGTGGACGACCAGCTGCAAACGTATCTCTATATCTTG aCGACGAACCACTTGGCAATGACGAGAGACCAATCATCTATGAAGACTCGAACATGAACGAAGTATCTATCGCAGTACAAAATGCTTCACGTAGCTTGGATTGGACCGATAACAGCAAGACTTTAAGATGCATAGCCAATCATATCGCTTTGGATAAACCAAAAGAGAGTAAAATGCAGCTTCAAGTTTact atCCGCCACAACCACAACCGGTCATCGAACATTTTGGATACGTAATCGGCCAAAAAGGTACAGTAAACGTAACAGTTTACGCTAATCCAAGGCCACGTTTCTTATGGCGAGTAAATGGcgagaaaatcgaagaagGCCGTCCAGATGAAAGCAATCGTCTTGAAACATCCACTGCCGTAGAGTTG GGTAACGGCGCGTGGCTCGTAGTATTAACTATCGATAGCGTTCAAAAGTCCGACACACAGAAGGAATACATCTTGGAAGCTCACAACAAGGAAGGAGCTTACGAATACCGTATCGTTTTGTCAACGTCCCCAGAACCAGCAg GAGCGTTCAGTCACTTCTATGGTAAGCTCTCCGAACACATGCACGCACTAG CGGAAAAAGTCACCGATTACGTGGAACTTGTAAAGCAACGTTTTTCCGTTGAGTCCAACTTAAACA GTGTCGATCTCGACGCTGGATCAATCATCGGTATCGTCGTTGGTGCTTTGGTACTGATTCTCATCGTGTTCCTGGTGATTTTCGCTCGAGCAACCGGTCGCTGGTGCTTCGCAG CGAGGCGGCGTGGCGACGAGGAAGCTGCCGGTGGTATCAGCGCCGGAAGTGAGGCACACATAACGCCCGCTGAtgacgaggaagaagacgaagaagacccAAGGatcatcgatgaaaaaataccACAAGGTGGCCAGGAAAACCCGATCCATGCGAGCACCGAGTACGTCAATGGCCGTACTAACGATTTTAAGGATACGAAAAAGGACGAGAAGACGGATACACCTGTCTaa